In Flavobacteriales bacterium, one genomic interval encodes:
- a CDS encoding glycosyltransferase, with protein sequence MFTEWYPNPEDPQLGVFIEKHARAAAVNHQVTLLYIRTSKQNQEKFRVEIQEGNPRIISITIKRSVFLWTRKFRYFQSVKKAIKMIGEFDLLHLQVCGKNALASDYFFHEKPMLITEHWSGFLRNEKKGLIPEKDLSKAFHKAKLISAVSEPLKESIENRFSIQGVKIIPNVIEFSEKKNSIHNGIRIVVVADLVDKIKNISGILEACSQIEFPENSQLVIIGDGQDASHLKLLAGQLTFHSLQVQFLGRLKNEDTLHEISSSDFLIMNSFHETFSMVTAEAIASGIPVIATRCGGPEQFVDPENGILIQPGSQAELIAAIQHMLTNYSRYDAENIRKSILDKYGFEKVSEILKQIYSEIY encoded by the coding sequence ATGTTTACCGAGTGGTATCCGAATCCGGAGGACCCTCAACTGGGTGTTTTTATTGAAAAACATGCAAGAGCTGCCGCAGTAAATCATCAGGTAACACTACTCTATATTCGAACTTCAAAACAGAATCAAGAAAAGTTCCGGGTGGAAATTCAGGAAGGAAATCCTCGTATCATTTCAATTACCATTAAACGTTCGGTTTTTCTTTGGACACGGAAATTCAGGTATTTTCAGTCCGTAAAAAAAGCCATTAAAATGATTGGCGAATTCGACTTGCTCCATTTACAGGTGTGCGGAAAAAACGCATTGGCTTCGGATTACTTTTTTCATGAAAAACCCATGCTGATTACTGAGCACTGGAGCGGATTTTTGCGCAATGAAAAAAAAGGATTAATACCGGAGAAAGATTTATCGAAAGCATTTCATAAAGCAAAATTGATAAGCGCAGTTTCTGAACCTTTAAAAGAATCAATTGAAAATCGATTTTCAATTCAAGGAGTAAAAATCATTCCAAACGTTATTGAATTTAGCGAGAAAAAGAACTCAATTCACAATGGAATAAGAATCGTTGTGGTTGCCGATTTAGTAGATAAAATAAAAAATATTTCAGGAATATTAGAGGCTTGTTCACAAATTGAATTCCCTGAAAATTCGCAATTAGTAATTATTGGCGACGGACAAGATGCATCGCATTTAAAATTATTGGCTGGTCAATTAACCTTTCATTCACTACAAGTTCAATTTTTGGGAAGACTAAAAAACGAAGACACTTTACATGAAATTTCCTCTTCCGATTTTTTAATCATGAATTCCTTTCATGAAACCTTTTCGATGGTCACCGCAGAAGCAATTGCATCAGGTATTCCGGTAATTGCAACACGGTGTGGCGGACCTGAACAATTTGTCGATCCAGAAAACGGTATTCTCATTCAACCCGGTTCACAAGCTGAATTAATTGCGGCTATTCAACACATGTTAACGAATTATAGCCGGTATGATGCTGAGAACATTAGAAAAAGTATTTTAGATAAATATGGTTTTGAAAAAGTTTCGGAAATATTAAAACAGATATATAGCGAAATATACTGA
- a CDS encoding YbaB/EbfC family nucleoid-associated protein: MFGNMMDQLQQMKQKMDESKHRLNSITVDGVSGNNKVVVTMNGNRKVTGIKVDPSLLKGDAEELEDLLILGFNHALEQAEKINESEMQSAAMGILPHLNK; the protein is encoded by the coding sequence ATGTTTGGCAATATGATGGACCAGCTTCAGCAAATGAAGCAAAAGATGGATGAGAGTAAACACCGGCTGAATTCGATTACAGTGGATGGTGTTTCCGGAAATAACAAAGTAGTTGTTACGATGAACGGCAACCGAAAAGTTACCGGGATTAAAGTAGATCCTTCTTTATTAAAAGGCGATGCTGAAGAATTAGAAGATTTGCTGATTCTGGGTTTTAATCACGCCTTGGAACAAGCTGAAAAAATTAACGAATCGGAAATGCAAAGTGCTGCAATGGGAATTTTACCTCATCTCAACAAATAA